The Gammaproteobacteria bacterium genome contains a region encoding:
- the ilvA gene encoding threonine ammonia-lyase, biosynthetic encodes MPINYPEKIKQAPVYDVAQRTPLEKAEKLSLTLNNTVLLKREDLQPVFSFKLRGAYNKMVNLTAPERKCGVIAASAGNHAQGVALAAQRLQISATIVMPRTTPAIKVNAVNELGAKVILHGDTYDEAYQHATAHAQSARLTFIHPYDDPDIIAGQGTVGLEILEQRRQDDIYAIFVPVGGGGLIAGIAAYVKHLRPAIKIIGVEPNDAACMQQALLHKKRVVLDEVGIFADGVAVRQVGKEPFRIASELVDSVITVNSDEICAAIMDIFDDTRSITEPAGALAIAGLKKYLAGANCHNQTLVAIASGANMNFDRLRYIAERAELGEQREALFAVTIVEEPGSFHKFCHAIGDRSITEFNYRFSDKHQAQVFVGVQISKGKTEKQALFQQLRHHGYPLIDMSNNETAKLHVRYMIGGYAKLSNEHLYRFEFPERPGALLQFLSTIGNEWNISLFHYRNHGAAHGRILMGIQVEPNQLEKLHRFLTKLNYPYKEETDNPAYRQFLCKTSN; translated from the coding sequence ATGCCAATTAATTACCCTGAAAAAATAAAACAAGCACCCGTCTACGATGTAGCGCAACGCACCCCCTTAGAAAAAGCAGAAAAACTGTCGCTTACACTGAACAATACTGTGTTACTAAAACGAGAAGACCTGCAACCCGTTTTTTCTTTTAAATTGCGTGGTGCCTACAATAAGATGGTCAATCTTACCGCGCCCGAACGAAAGTGCGGCGTCATAGCCGCCTCGGCAGGAAATCATGCGCAAGGTGTGGCACTTGCCGCGCAGCGTTTGCAAATTTCAGCAACCATTGTTATGCCACGCACCACACCGGCGATCAAGGTTAATGCTGTCAACGAACTCGGTGCCAAAGTCATCCTTCATGGTGACACCTATGATGAAGCCTATCAACACGCAACAGCACACGCACAATCAGCAAGGCTGACGTTTATCCATCCTTATGATGACCCAGATATTATTGCTGGCCAAGGCACCGTCGGCTTAGAGATACTTGAGCAACGTCGACAAGATGATATCTATGCCATTTTTGTCCCAGTTGGTGGTGGTGGACTTATCGCTGGTATCGCTGCTTACGTTAAACATCTGCGACCAGCAATAAAAATTATTGGTGTCGAACCAAACGATGCCGCGTGCATGCAACAAGCACTGCTGCATAAAAAACGTGTTGTACTCGATGAAGTCGGCATTTTTGCAGACGGTGTTGCCGTGCGACAAGTGGGCAAAGAGCCATTTCGCATTGCAAGCGAGCTTGTCGATAGCGTTATTACCGTTAATAGCGATGAAATTTGTGCGGCAATCATGGATATTTTCGATGATACCCGCTCAATCACTGAACCGGCGGGTGCATTGGCCATTGCTGGGTTAAAAAAATATCTTGCCGGCGCAAATTGTCATAATCAGACCTTAGTTGCTATCGCCAGCGGTGCCAATATGAACTTTGATCGGCTGCGCTATATCGCTGAGCGTGCTGAACTAGGCGAGCAACGCGAAGCGCTATTTGCTGTCACCATTGTAGAAGAGCCTGGCAGTTTTCATAAATTTTGTCATGCAATCGGTGATCGTAGTATTACTGAATTTAATTATCGCTTTAGTGATAAACATCAAGCACAGGTTTTCGTCGGCGTACAGATCAGTAAAGGTAAAACAGAAAAACAGGCATTATTTCAACAACTGCGACACCATGGCTATCCATTGATTGATATGTCGAACAATGAAACAGCCAAACTGCATGTCCGCTACATGATTGGTGGTTACGCCAAACTCAGCAACGAACACCTGTATCGCTTTGAGTTTCCTGAACGACCTGGCGCGCTATTACAGTTTTTGAGCACTATTGGCAACGAATGGAATATTAGTTTATTTCATTATCGTAATCATGGCGCGGCGCATGGGAGAATATTGATGGGCATACAAGTGGAGCCAAATCAGCTTGAAAAACTGCATCGCTTTTTAACAAAACTCAACTATCCATACAAAGAAGAGACAGACAACC